One segment of Bacteroides caecimuris DNA contains the following:
- a CDS encoding fimbrillin family protein: MKKIFLSAAVIGLLASCSQTEGLSVDNSTADSRQIQLSVGVGDLQTRAGYNSENLEQFQLIIDNPGNAEYNYNILMQKGDDGWNTSSGEALMWDPNTPNITVCAFAPAKDDVQLTNGSLEVKVPSNQSTEDALKTADFLLAKRAVNLQNEDGRLDIKLKHKLCKLIIKPVSGGVAAPVDNLKANGVILSGTCDLTMATPAVVAASSAGTASITPFKNAEGAYECILLPQNAGTLTVTFNIGDADYEWKSDEAQLTEGTCYTLTMDVVTSESDLEAIK, translated from the coding sequence ATGAAAAAGATTTTTTTGTCGGCAGCGGTTATTGGACTACTTGCAAGCTGCTCACAGACAGAAGGACTGTCTGTCGATAATTCTACGGCAGATAGCCGTCAGATACAACTTTCGGTGGGGGTAGGCGACTTGCAGACGCGTGCCGGTTATAACAGTGAAAACTTAGAACAGTTCCAGTTGATTATCGACAACCCCGGAAATGCGGAGTATAACTACAACATTCTGATGCAAAAGGGCGATGATGGGTGGAATACTTCCAGTGGCGAGGCATTGATGTGGGACCCCAATACTCCGAATATAACAGTATGTGCCTTTGCGCCTGCTAAAGACGACGTGCAATTGACAAACGGAAGTCTTGAAGTAAAAGTTCCCTCTAATCAGAGCACGGAAGATGCTTTGAAGACGGCAGACTTTCTGTTGGCGAAGAGAGCGGTCAATCTTCAAAATGAGGATGGCAGACTTGATATCAAATTGAAACATAAATTGTGCAAACTGATTATCAAACCCGTTAGCGGTGGAGTTGCAGCACCGGTGGACAACCTGAAGGCGAATGGCGTGATTTTAAGCGGAACTTGCGATTTGACGATGGCAACACCGGCTGTAGTAGCCGCTTCTTCTGCCGGCACGGCAAGCATCACGCCTTTCAAGAATGCGGAGGGAGCTTACGAGTGTATTCTGTTGCCGCAAAATGCCGGAACGTTGACTGTTACTTTCAATATCGGTGATGCGGATTATGAATGGAAATCTGATGAAGCTCAACTCACGGAGGGTACTTGCTATACTCTGACGATGGATGTGGTTACTTCTGAATCGGATCTGGAGGCAATCAAATAG
- a CDS encoding DUF1735 domain-containing protein, whose amino-acid sequence MKTKFIGIASMLALLAACEQDKYELDNLVPEEYNKVLYIKEYGTPEITLYNADEKSTYSFSVNLGGKDFMAQPAACDIHTLTQAEVDQKYSIPEGTNYKVLTKGYSIDNLHLDFATEEFYKQVTVSMTPKVIEDEINTAPNSTWVLPICLRSESDLVNAAKNEIFMKINVVSPSVGFNSAVERIVQYENGTPHVNSVEFGIDAENQWGLTCTFEVDKEYAAAMYPTYQLLPAECYEFSENIQLRKGQKTADLFITFTGVKLEWGDYVLPIRMNSEPVASSSEKNMHVLVIHHSSNWEITGKYEERRYNSGGKFKHLLDGDPETYWASHWDGPNARDLPPVLVIDTKEEHSFGKIGFMHINNDGQKDKHNYQLEFYVSSDSRTWWNFDHEKFWEGKESGDVDWTEYGWKTDTNWENQTNWVPVGKVTEMKSLHHPEYEYFDLDSSVKGRYFIIKVTYSGTRDMVEFAEIDLQTVD is encoded by the coding sequence ATGAAAACTAAGTTTATAGGAATTGCAAGTATGCTTGCCTTGTTGGCGGCTTGCGAGCAAGATAAATATGAATTGGACAATTTGGTTCCTGAGGAGTACAATAAAGTGTTGTATATAAAAGAATACGGAACCCCTGAAATCACTTTATACAATGCTGATGAGAAGAGTACATATTCTTTCTCTGTCAATCTCGGCGGTAAGGACTTTATGGCGCAGCCGGCTGCTTGCGACATCCATACGCTGACACAGGCAGAGGTAGACCAAAAATACAGCATTCCCGAAGGGACCAATTACAAGGTACTTACCAAAGGCTACTCCATTGACAACTTGCATTTGGATTTTGCAACGGAAGAGTTCTACAAGCAGGTTACTGTGTCCATGACACCCAAAGTCATTGAGGATGAAATAAACACTGCCCCCAATTCTACATGGGTATTACCCATATGTTTACGTAGTGAGAGCGACCTGGTGAATGCTGCAAAAAATGAGATATTTATGAAAATCAATGTCGTTAGTCCGTCTGTAGGCTTCAATAGTGCTGTCGAACGGATTGTACAGTATGAGAATGGCACTCCTCACGTCAACTCGGTTGAATTTGGTATTGATGCGGAAAACCAGTGGGGACTTACATGCACATTTGAGGTTGATAAAGAATATGCGGCTGCAATGTATCCTACGTATCAGCTATTGCCGGCAGAATGTTATGAATTTTCCGAAAATATACAATTGCGTAAGGGACAAAAGACTGCCGATTTATTTATAACCTTTACAGGTGTGAAACTGGAATGGGGTGATTATGTGCTTCCGATTCGTATGAATAGTGAGCCTGTTGCTTCTTCATCGGAGAAAAATATGCACGTATTGGTTATTCATCATAGCAGTAACTGGGAGATTACAGGTAAATATGAAGAAAGACGATATAATTCGGGTGGCAAATTCAAACATCTTTTGGATGGTGATCCTGAAACATATTGGGCAAGCCATTGGGATGGGCCTAATGCAAGAGACCTTCCTCCTGTCTTGGTTATAGATACGAAAGAAGAGCATTCTTTCGGTAAAATCGGATTTATGCATATAAATAATGATGGTCAAAAGGATAAGCATAATTACCAACTTGAGTTTTATGTTAGTTCCGATTCCAGAACCTGGTGGAATTTTGACCATGAGAAATTTTGGGAAGGAAAAGAAAGTGGAGATGTCGACTGGACTGAATATGGATGGAAGACAGATACTAACTGGGAGAATCAAACCAACTGGGTGCCTGTGGGCAAGGTGACAGAGATGAAGAGTCTGCATCACCCCGAATATGAATATTTTGATTTGGACAGTAGCGTGAAAGGCCGGTACTTCATTATCAAAGTGACATATAGTGGTACTCGGGATATGGTTGAGTTTGCAGAAATCGATCTTCAGACGGTAGATTGA
- a CDS encoding purine-nucleoside phosphorylase, with product MLEKIQETAAYLKGKMHTSPETAIILGTGLGSLANEITEKYEIKYSDIPNFPVSTVEGHSGKLIFGKLGNKDIMAMQGRFHYYEGYSMKEVTFPVRVMRELGIKTLFVSNASGGTNADFEIGDLMIITDHINYFPEHPLRGKNIPYGPRFPDMSEAYSKELICKADEIAKEKGIKVQHGVYIGTQGPTFETPAEYKLFHILGADAVGMSTVPEVIVANHCGIKVFGISVITDLGVEGKIVEVTHEEVQKAADAAQPKMTTIMRELINRA from the coding sequence ATGTTAGAGAAAATACAAGAAACCGCAGCTTATCTGAAAGGTAAGATGCATACCAGCCCGGAAACAGCCATTATTCTTGGCACCGGACTTGGCAGTTTGGCAAACGAAATCACCGAGAAGTATGAAATAAAATATTCGGATATCCCGAACTTCCCAGTATCTACCGTCGAAGGTCATAGCGGTAAGCTGATTTTCGGCAAACTAGGCAATAAGGATATCATGGCTATGCAAGGACGCTTCCACTATTACGAAGGTTATTCTATGAAAGAAGTGACTTTCCCTGTACGTGTGATGCGCGAATTAGGAATCAAAACCCTGTTTGTATCCAACGCCAGTGGCGGGACAAATGCAGACTTCGAAATCGGTGATTTGATGATTATCACCGACCATATCAACTATTTCCCCGAACATCCGCTTCGTGGAAAAAATATTCCTTATGGCCCTCGTTTCCCGGATATGAGCGAAGCATACAGCAAGGAACTGATCTGTAAAGCTGATGAAATTGCCAAAGAAAAAGGAATCAAAGTACAACACGGAGTGTATATCGGTACACAAGGTCCTACTTTCGAAACTCCTGCTGAATACAAACTATTCCATATCCTTGGCGCCGACGCTGTCGGTATGTCTACCGTTCCGGAAGTAATTGTAGCCAACCATTGTGGTATCAAAGTATTTGGTATTTCCGTCATTACCGACTTGGGAGTAGAAGGAAAAATCGTAGAAGTAACGCACGAAGAAGTTCAGAAAGCAGCCGATGCCGCTCAACCGAAAATGACAACGATCATGCGCGAACTTATCAACCGTGCCTAA
- the thiL gene encoding thiamine-phosphate kinase → MRTEIASLGEFGLIDHLTKGIKLENESSKYGVGDDAAVLSYPSEKQVLVTTDLLMEGVHFDLTYVPLKHLGYKSAVVNFSDIYAMNGTPRQITVSLGLSKRFSVEDMDELYSGIRLACQQYNVDIVGGDTTSSLTGLAISITCIGDADKDKVVYRNGAKETDLICVSGDLGASYMGLQLLEREKVVLKGDKDIQPDFTGKEYLLERQLKPEARKDIIEKLAAANIVPTSMMDISDGLSSELMHICKQSNAGCRVYEEHIPIDYQTAVMAEEFNMNLTTCALNGGEDYELLFTVSIADHEKVSQMEGVRLIGHITKPELGCALITRDGQEFELKAQGWNPLKEDKQ, encoded by the coding sequence ATGAGAACTGAAATAGCATCTCTCGGTGAGTTTGGTCTGATTGACCACCTCACCAAGGGAATCAAACTAGAAAACGAATCCAGTAAATATGGAGTAGGCGACGATGCCGCCGTTCTCTCCTACCCTTCAGAAAAGCAAGTATTGGTAACAACCGACCTGCTTATGGAAGGTGTGCATTTTGATCTGACTTATGTTCCCTTGAAACATTTGGGATATAAATCAGCAGTCGTTAATTTCTCCGATATTTATGCCATGAACGGCACTCCCCGGCAGATTACGGTATCTCTTGGACTTTCCAAGCGTTTCAGCGTAGAGGATATGGACGAGCTTTATTCCGGTATTCGCCTGGCTTGCCAACAATATAATGTCGACATTGTAGGAGGTGATACAACTTCCTCTCTTACAGGGCTTGCTATCAGCATCACTTGTATCGGTGATGCCGACAAAGATAAAGTGGTTTACCGCAATGGAGCAAAAGAAACTGACTTAATCTGCGTCAGCGGTGATCTGGGAGCATCCTATATGGGTTTACAACTATTGGAACGTGAGAAAGTCGTACTAAAAGGTGATAAAGACATTCAACCGGATTTTACCGGCAAAGAGTACTTGTTAGAACGCCAGTTAAAACCGGAAGCACGTAAGGATATCATAGAGAAACTAGCTGCCGCCAATATTGTTCCAACCTCTATGATGGACATATCTGACGGTCTGTCATCAGAATTGATGCATATCTGCAAACAAAGCAATGCCGGTTGCCGCGTGTACGAAGAACATATTCCAATCGATTACCAGACGGCTGTTATGGCTGAAGAGTTTAACATGAATCTGACGACTTGTGCCTTGAATGGCGGAGAAGATTATGAGCTACTCTTTACTGTTTCTATCGCCGATCATGAGAAAGTATCACAAATGGAAGGAGTGCGCCTCATCGGACATATCACCAAACCCGAACTTGGCTGTGCATTAATTACCCGTGACGGCCAGGAATTCGAATTAAAAGCACAGGGATGGAATCCATTAAAGGAAGATAAACAATAG
- the lpxK gene encoding tetraacyldisaccharide 4'-kinase, with the protein MDEHFIKIHKWLYPASWLYGAAVMMRNKLFDWEVLQSKRFDIPIISVGNLAVGGTGKTPHTEYLIKSLCNQYNVAVLSRGYKRHTTGYVLATPESTARSIGDEPYQMHQKFPSVTVAVDEKRCHGIEKLLALQKPSIDVILLDDAFQHRYVKPGLSILLTDYHRLFCDDTLLPAGRLREPINGKNRAQIVIVTKCPQDIKPIDYNIITKRLNLYPYQQLFFSSFRYGNLQPVFPRMIPNTDTTSANNEIALSSLTHTDILLMTGIASPAPILERLKDCTQQIDLLSFDDHHHFSHRDIQLIKARFHKLKGEHRLIITTEKDATRLINHPALDKELKPFIYALPIEIEILQNQQDKFNQHIIDYVRENTRNRSLSER; encoded by the coding sequence ATGGACGAACACTTTATCAAAATACATAAGTGGCTCTACCCTGCCTCCTGGCTCTACGGAGCAGCGGTAATGATGAGAAATAAACTCTTTGACTGGGAAGTGCTCCAATCAAAGAGGTTTGATATACCTATCATCAGCGTAGGCAATCTCGCTGTTGGAGGAACAGGAAAAACTCCGCACACTGAATATCTGATAAAGTCTCTTTGTAATCAATATAATGTAGCTGTATTAAGCCGGGGATACAAACGGCATACGACAGGTTATGTGCTGGCTACTCCGGAAAGTACGGCAAGAAGCATCGGCGACGAACCGTACCAGATGCATCAAAAATTCCCGTCTGTCACAGTAGCTGTTGACGAAAAGCGTTGTCATGGCATAGAAAAGCTACTTGCATTGCAAAAGCCTTCGATAGATGTTATTCTGTTGGACGATGCTTTCCAGCACCGATATGTCAAACCGGGATTGAGTATCCTGTTAACGGACTATCACCGGCTGTTCTGTGACGACACCTTGCTCCCCGCAGGACGACTTCGTGAACCAATTAACGGCAAAAACCGGGCACAAATCGTTATTGTCACCAAATGTCCGCAGGACATCAAGCCTATTGATTATAATATTATCACGAAACGACTGAACCTTTATCCATATCAACAGTTGTTTTTCTCATCGTTCCGATATGGCAACCTGCAACCGGTATTTCCTAGGATGATCCCGAACACAGATACCACTTCGGCAAACAATGAAATTGCTTTGTCCTCGCTGACACATACAGATATATTATTGATGACCGGAATTGCCTCACCAGCTCCCATTCTTGAAAGGCTGAAAGATTGCACCCAACAAATAGATTTGCTATCGTTTGACGATCATCACCACTTCAGCCATCGGGATATACAGCTTATCAAAGCACGATTTCATAAGCTGAAAGGAGAACACCGGTTGATTATTACTACCGAAAAAGATGCAACACGACTGATTAATCATCCGGCTCTGGATAAGGAATTGAAACCATTTATCTATGCCTTGCCGATTGAAATAGAAATATTACAGAATCAACAAGATAAATTTAACCAACATATTATTGACTATGTTAGAGAAAATACAAGAAACCGCAGCTTATCTGAAAGGTAA
- a CDS encoding transposase family protein: MKTSSSQTIDPVASLSLFLPSGILDYFTLVNHVSQDTCFILYLEEKATIPSEYSDLHLHSKGFLPEIEVQDFPIRGKAVYLRIKRRRWEDPSTGQTYSRDWSLVATGTRITAEFGAFLKELLG; encoded by the coding sequence ATGAAAACATCCTCTTCCCAAACGATTGATCCTGTTGCTTCTTTAAGCTTGTTCTTGCCTTCAGGAATCCTTGATTACTTCACCCTAGTCAATCATGTATCTCAGGATACTTGCTTTATTCTTTATTTAGAGGAGAAAGCCACTATTCCTTCCGAGTACTCTGATCTCCATCTTCACTCAAAAGGTTTCCTCCCTGAGATTGAAGTTCAGGACTTCCCTATCCGTGGTAAAGCCGTTTATTTACGTATCAAGCGTCGTCGCTGGGAAGATCCATCCACCGGGCAGACGTATAGTCGTGACTGGAGTTTGGTAGCCACCGGTACTCGCATAACCGCTGAGTTCGGTGCTTTTTTAAAAGAATTACTTGGATAA
- a CDS encoding glycoside hydrolase family 3 C-terminal domain-containing protein, whose protein sequence is MGQQNSFSDREQKTSDIAVYLDTNRPIEERVKDALNRMTLEEKVKMIHAQSKFSSAGVPRLGIPEVWATDGPHGIRPEVLWDEWNQAGWTNDSCIAYPALTCLSATWNPEMSYLYGKSIGEEARYRKKDILLGPGVNIYRTPLNGRNFEYMGEDPYLSATMVVPYIKGVQENGVAACVKHYALNNQEFNRHTTNVHLSDRALYEIYLPAFKAAVQEGGTWSIMGSYNLYQGEHACHNKRLLKDILRDEWGFDGVVVSDWGGVHNTEKAIYNGMDLEFGSWTNGLSAGTRNAYDNYYLAFPYLKLIKEGKVGTKELDEKVSNILRLIFRTSMDPHKPFGSLGSPEHGQAGRQIAEEGIVLLQNNGNVLPIDLNKTKKIAVIGENAIKMMTVGGGSSSLKVKYEISPLDGLKSRVGSKAKVAYARGYVGDPTGEYDGVKTGQDLKDNRSENELLAEALQVAKDADYVIFFGGLNKSDHQDCENSDRASLGLPYAQDRVISELAKVNKNLIVVNISGNAVAMPWVNEVPAIVQGWFLGSEAGTALASVLVGDANPSGKLPFTFPVKLEDVGAHKLGEYPGNREELAQSKHRGDTINEIYREDIFVGYRWADKEKIKPLFPFGHGLSYTTFAYGKPSADKKTMTADDTISFTVNVKNTGTREGQEVVQLYISDKKSSLPRPVKELKGFRKVKLAPGEEKAVTLTIDKKALSFFDDAKHEWIAELGKFEAVIGSSSRDIKGIVVFELK, encoded by the coding sequence ATGGGACAACAAAACTCATTTAGTGATCGAGAACAAAAAACATCCGATATTGCCGTTTATTTGGATACGAATAGACCAATCGAAGAGCGAGTGAAAGATGCATTGAACCGGATGACCCTTGAAGAAAAGGTGAAGATGATTCATGCACAGTCTAAATTTAGTTCGGCAGGCGTTCCCCGCCTCGGAATCCCCGAAGTATGGGCTACCGACGGTCCTCACGGTATTCGTCCGGAAGTGTTGTGGGATGAATGGAATCAGGCGGGATGGACAAACGATTCCTGCATCGCTTACCCTGCATTGACTTGCCTTTCCGCCACCTGGAATCCCGAAATGTCTTATCTTTACGGAAAAAGTATCGGTGAGGAAGCCCGTTACCGGAAAAAAGACATCTTGTTAGGCCCCGGTGTGAACATCTACCGTACCCCTTTGAACGGACGTAATTTTGAATATATGGGCGAAGACCCATATCTGTCCGCCACAATGGTAGTTCCTTATATCAAAGGAGTGCAGGAGAACGGCGTAGCCGCCTGCGTGAAGCACTACGCGCTGAACAATCAGGAATTCAACCGCCATACCACTAATGTGCATCTGAGCGATCGTGCCCTTTATGAAATATACCTGCCTGCTTTCAAGGCTGCCGTTCAGGAAGGCGGAACTTGGTCGATTATGGGCTCTTATAATCTCTATCAGGGAGAGCACGCCTGTCACAACAAACGCCTGCTCAAAGACATTCTCCGTGATGAATGGGGTTTTGATGGTGTTGTAGTGTCCGACTGGGGAGGTGTTCACAACACCGAAAAGGCTATTTACAACGGCATGGACTTGGAATTTGGTTCATGGACAAACGGACTGTCTGCCGGAACGAGAAATGCGTATGATAATTATTACCTTGCTTTCCCTTACCTGAAACTGATAAAAGAGGGTAAAGTAGGAACTAAGGAACTGGACGAAAAGGTTAGCAATATCCTTCGTCTGATATTCCGTACTTCAATGGATCCGCACAAACCGTTCGGCTCTTTAGGCTCTCCCGAGCACGGACAAGCCGGACGTCAGATAGCTGAAGAAGGAATTGTATTGTTGCAGAACAACGGAAACGTATTGCCTATCGATTTGAATAAAACGAAGAAAATAGCAGTGATCGGTGAAAATGCTATTAAGATGATGACTGTGGGCGGTGGTAGCTCTTCTTTGAAAGTGAAATATGAGATTTCTCCGTTGGATGGACTGAAAAGCCGTGTGGGTTCAAAAGCGAAAGTGGCGTATGCCCGTGGATATGTAGGCGATCCGACAGGAGAGTATGATGGCGTGAAAACCGGTCAGGATTTGAAAGACAACCGTTCGGAAAACGAACTGCTTGCAGAGGCTTTGCAAGTGGCTAAAGATGCTGACTATGTTATCTTCTTCGGTGGCTTGAACAAGAGCGATCATCAGGACTGTGAAAATTCGGATCGTGCTTCTTTAGGTTTGCCTTACGCGCAGGATAGAGTGATAAGCGAACTGGCAAAGGTGAATAAAAACTTAATTGTTGTCAATATCTCCGGCAATGCAGTGGCTATGCCTTGGGTGAATGAAGTGCCTGCTATTGTTCAGGGGTGGTTCTTGGGTTCGGAAGCCGGAACTGCTCTTGCTTCCGTATTGGTGGGAGACGCTAATCCTTCAGGAAAACTTCCTTTCACCTTCCCAGTAAAACTGGAAGATGTAGGTGCTCATAAACTGGGCGAATATCCCGGTAATAGAGAAGAACTGGCACAGTCCAAACATAGAGGGGACACCATTAATGAAATCTATCGGGAGGATATTTTCGTAGGTTATCGCTGGGCGGATAAAGAGAAAATCAAACCGCTGTTCCCGTTCGGACACGGATTGAGCTACACTACTTTCGCCTATGGAAAACCCTCGGCCGACAAAAAAACAATGACAGCCGATGATACCATTTCTTTCACAGTCAATGTGAAGAATACAGGCACTCGTGAAGGTCAGGAAGTTGTTCAGCTTTATATCAGTGATAAGAAATCCTCGCTCCCTCGTCCGGTAAAAGAGTTGAAAGGTTTCCGGAAGGTGAAACTGGCTCCGGGAGAAGAGAAAGCGGTAACGCTGACAATTGATAAGAAAGCATTAAGTTTCTTCGATGATGCAAAACACGAGTGGATAGCCGAACTGGGCAAGTTTGAAGCGGTTATCGGAAGTTCATCAAGAGATATTAAGGGAATTGTTGTGTTTGAATTAAAATAA
- a CDS encoding fimbrillin family protein: MKTFRYFYLLAALTAFSACSNDDDEVQGQGSATNADKVLINAVVDGNSLFTRSNPMGANDASQQTFNQGDKLAVGCGDELPVVYTMGADKNWATEGENGLAWAESYPEAVAYHAYYPAVASVSFNTFILPSDQSSNENITNADYMTGTTEISERPADGVLKLNMNRRMARVIIKIAGVEDGLGSVTSLIVNSQYAAISPVNVEGPVKSITPYAMDNDTYAALVIPGEGSNTETFVEVGTTTGGTRKITGIKPAEAGKSYTYDLYVGERGATLSDPIVEDWTEGTLQGTLTVKEMKQLDRTGWTATGKYEERQWNEPGSFKHLIDDNSETFWESDWNGPNAKDVPPILVIDTRKLHAFTKIGLMHRQNDNEKDKHNYKIEFYVSSASKTWWNFDHEEYWNGKTGGGVDWQEMGWKDSTDWETQENWIKVSDEITMQSLHNPEVEYYKLDGTKAGRYFIIKVVDRGMRGLAEFAEIYLYGEEVSE; this comes from the coding sequence ATGAAAACATTCAGATATTTTTATTTGCTTGCAGCTCTTACTGCATTTTCGGCTTGCAGCAACGACGACGATGAAGTGCAAGGACAAGGTTCAGCGACAAATGCTGACAAGGTTCTGATAAACGCTGTGGTGGACGGCAATTCGCTGTTCACGCGTAGCAACCCTATGGGGGCGAATGATGCCAGCCAACAGACATTTAATCAAGGTGACAAACTGGCGGTTGGATGTGGCGATGAGCTCCCTGTGGTATACACGATGGGCGCGGATAAGAACTGGGCAACCGAAGGGGAAAACGGCTTGGCATGGGCGGAATCTTATCCGGAAGCGGTAGCTTATCATGCGTATTATCCCGCAGTGGCGAGTGTCTCTTTCAACACTTTCATTCTGCCTTCCGACCAATCATCGAACGAAAACATCACCAATGCGGACTACATGACCGGTACGACGGAAATATCCGAAAGACCTGCTGACGGTGTATTGAAACTGAATATGAACCGTCGGATGGCACGTGTTATCATCAAAATAGCCGGTGTAGAAGATGGGCTGGGCAGTGTGACGTCACTGATCGTCAACTCTCAGTATGCCGCCATTTCTCCGGTGAACGTGGAAGGCCCCGTGAAATCCATCACACCCTATGCAATGGACAATGATACGTATGCCGCTTTGGTAATACCGGGCGAGGGTAGCAATACGGAAACGTTTGTTGAAGTAGGAACGACGACTGGCGGTACAAGAAAGATTACAGGCATCAAACCAGCCGAAGCCGGTAAAAGTTATACTTACGACCTTTACGTAGGTGAACGTGGCGCCACACTGTCCGATCCGATTGTGGAAGACTGGACCGAGGGTACGTTGCAGGGAACTTTGACTGTAAAGGAAATGAAACAGCTGGATCGTACCGGATGGACGGCTACCGGTAAATATGAAGAAAGACAATGGAATGAACCGGGCAGTTTCAAACATTTAATTGATGATAATTCAGAGACATTTTGGGAAAGTGATTGGAACGGTCCTAATGCAAAGGACGTACCGCCTATTTTAGTCATAGATACAAGGAAACTCCATGCTTTTACGAAAATAGGATTAATGCATAGACAGAATGATAATGAAAAGGATAAACATAATTACAAAATCGAGTTCTATGTTAGCTCTGCCTCTAAGACTTGGTGGAATTTCGACCATGAAGAATATTGGAACGGAAAAACAGGAGGGGGAGTTGACTGGCAGGAAATGGGATGGAAAGATAGTACTGATTGGGAAACCCAAGAAAATTGGATAAAAGTAAGTGATGAAATAACGATGCAAAGTCTCCATAATCCTGAAGTAGAATATTATAAATTGGATGGCACAAAAGCAGGACGATACTTTATAATAAAGGTTGTGGATAGAGGAATGCGAGGTTTGGCAGAGTTTGCTGAGATTTATTTATATGGAGAAGAAGTTTCTGAATAA